From Ovis aries strain OAR_USU_Benz2616 breed Rambouillet chromosome 21, ARS-UI_Ramb_v3.0, whole genome shotgun sequence, a single genomic window includes:
- the DDB1 gene encoding DNA damage-binding protein 1 isoform X2: MSYNYVVTAQKPTAVNGCVTGHFTSAEDLNLLIAKNTRLEIYVVTAEGLRPVKEVGMYGKIAVMELFRPKGESKDLLFILTAKYNACILEYKQSGESIDIITRAHGNVQDRIGRPSETGIIGIIDPECRMIGLRLYDGLFKVIPLDRDNKELKAFNIRLEELHVIDVKFLYGCQAPTICFVYQDPQGRHVKTYEVSLREKEFNKGPWKQENVEAEASMVIAVPEPFGGAIIIGQESITYHNGDKYLAIAPPIIKQSTIVCHNRVDPNGSRYLLGDMEGRLFMLLLEKEEQMDGTVTLKDLRVELLGETSIAECLTYLDNGVVFVGSRLGDSQLVKLNVDSNEQGSYVVAMETFTNLGPIVDMCVVDLERQGQGQLVTCSGAFKEGSLRIIRNGIGIHEHASIDLPGIKGLWPLRSDPNRETDDTLVLSFVGQTRVLMLNGEEVEETELMGFVDDQQTFFCGNVAHQQLIQITSASVRLVSQEPKALVSEWKEPQGKNISVASCNSSQVVVAVGRALYYLQIHPQELRQISHTEMEHEVACLDITPLGDSNGMSPLCAIGLWTDISARIAKLPSFELLHKEMLGGEIIPRSILMTTFESSHYLLCALGDGALFYFGLNIETGLLSDRKKVTLGTQPTVLRTFRSLSTTNVFACSDRPTVIYSSNHKLVFSNVNLKEVNYMCPLNSDGYPDSLALANNSTLTIGTIDEIQKLHIRTVPLYESPRKICYQEVSQCFGVLSSRIEVQDTSGGTTALRPSASTQALSSSVSSSKLFSSSTAPHETSFGEEVEVHNLLIIDQHTFEVLHAHQFLQNEYALSLVSCKLGKDPNTYFIVGTAMVYPEEAEPKQGRIVVFQYSDGKLQTVAEKEVKGAVYSMVEFNGKLLASINSTVRLYEWTTEKELRTECNHYNNIMALYLKTKGDFILVGDLMRSVLLLAYKPMEGNFEEIARDFNPNWMSAVEILDDDNFLGAENAFNLFVCQKDSAATTDEERQHLQEVGLFHLGEFVNVFCHGSLVMQNLGETSTPTQGSVLFGTVNGMIGLVTSLSESWYNLLLDMQNRLNKVIKSVGKIEHSFWRSFHTERKTEPATGFIDGDLIESFLDISRPKMQEVVANLQYDDGSGMKREATADDLIKVVEELTRIH; this comes from the exons ATGTCGTACAACTACGTGGTAACGGCACAGAAGCCCACCGCCGTGAACGGCTGCGTGACCG GACACTTTACTTCAGCGGAAGACTTGAACCTGTTGATTGCCAAAAATACGAGATTAGAGATCTATGTGGTCACTGCTGAGGGGCTTCGGCCCGTCAAAGAGGTGGGCATGTATGGGAAGATTGCTGTCATGGAGCTTTTCAGGCCCAAG GGGGagagcaaggacctactgtttatCCTGACAGCTAAGTACAATGCCTGCATCTTGGAGTATAAGCAGAGTGGCGAGAGCATTGACATCATAACTCGAGCTCATGGCAATGTGCAG GACCGAATTGGCCGCCCCTCAGAGACGGGCATTATTGGCATCATTGACCCCGAGTGCCGAATGATTGGCCTGCGACTCTATGATGGCCTGTTCAAGGTTATTCCACTAGACCGGGACAATAAAGAGCTCAAGGCCTTTAACATCCGCCTGGAGGAGTTGCACGTTATCGACGTCAAGTTCTTATATGGTTGCCAAGCACCTACCATCTGCTTTGTCTACCAG GACCCTCAGGGGCGGCATGTAAAAACCTATGAGGTGTCTCTCCGAGAGAAGGAGTTCAATAAGGGCCCTTGGAAACAGGAAAACGTAGAAGCTGAAGCTTCCATGGTGATTGCAG TCCCTGAGCCCTTCGGAGGTGCCATCATCATTGGACAGGAGTCCATCACGTATCACAATGGTGACAAATACCTGGCAATTGCCCCTCCCATCATTAAG CAAAGCACAATTGTGTGTCACAATCGAGTGGACCCCAATGGCTCTCGCTATCTGCTGGGAGACATGGAAGGACGGCTCTTCATGCTGCTTTTGGAGAAGGAGGAACAGATGGATGGCACCGTCACCCTCAAGGATCTCCGTGTGGAACTCCTTGGGGAG ACCTCTATTGCCGAGTGCTTGACGTACCTTGACAATGGTGTTGTGTTTGTCGGTTCTCGCCTTGGTGATTCCCAGCTTGTGAAG ctCAATGTTGACAGCAATGAACAAGGCTCCTACGTAGTGGCCATGGAAACCTTTACCAATTTAGGACCCATTGTGGACATGTGTGTTGTGGACCTGGAGAGGCAGGGGCAGGGACAG ctGGTCACTTGCTCTGGGGCATTCAAGGAAGGTTCCTTGCGAATCATCCGGAACGGAATTGGAATCCACGAGCATGCCAGCATTGACTTGCCAGGCATCAAAG GCCTGTGGCCGCTGAGGTCTGATCCCAACCGGGAGACCGATGATACTTTGGTGCTCTCTTTTGTGGGCCAGACAAG AGTTCTCATGTTAAATGGAGAGGAAGTGGAAGAAACCGAACTGATGGGTTTTGTGGACGATCAGCAGACTTTCTTCTGTGGCAACGTGGCTCATCAACAACTTATCCAG ATCACTTCAGCATCTGTGAGGCTGGTCTCTCAAGAGCCCAAAGCACTCGTCAGTGAGTGGAAGGAGCCTCAGGGCAAGAATATCAGCGTGGCCTCCTGCAACAGCAGCCAGGTAGTAGTCGCCGTGGGGAGGGCCCTCTACTACCTGCAGATCCACCCTCAGGAGCTCCGGCAGATCag cCACACAGAGATGGAACACGAAGTGGCCTGCTTGGACATTACCCCTCTAGGAGACAGCAATGGAATGTCCCCTCTTTGTGCCATCGGCCTCTGGACAGACATCTCAGCCCGAATTGCGAAGCTGCCCTCTTTTGAGCTACTGCACAAAGAGATGCTGGGTGgag AGATCATTCCCCGTTCCATCCTGATGACCACCTTTGAGAGCAGCCACTACCTCCTCTGTGCCTTGGGAGACGGAGCACTCTTCTACTTTGGGCTCAACATCGAGACAG GCCTGTTGAGCGACCGTAAGAAGGTGACTCTGGGCACCCAGCCCACGGTATTGAGAACTTTCCGTTCTCTTTCAACCACCAACGTCTTTGCTTGCTCCGACCGCCCTACTGTCATCTACAGCAGCAACCACAAATTGGTCTTCTCCAATGTCAACCTCAAGGAAGTGAACTACATGTGTCCCCTCAATTCAGATGGCTATCCTGACAG CCTGGCACTGGCCAACAACAGCACCCTCACGATTGGCACCATCGATGAGATCCAGAAGTTGCACATTCGGACGGTTCCCCTGTATGAATCTCCCAg GAAGATCTGCTATCAAGAGGTGTCCCAGTGCTTCGGGGTCCTTTCCAGCCGCATCGAAGTCCAGGACACGAGTGGGGGCACAACTGCTCTGAGGCCCAGCGCCAGCACCCAG GCCCTGTCCAGCAGCGTCAGCTCCAGCAAGCTGttctccagcagcacagcccCTCACGAGACCTCCTTTGGAGAAGAGGTGGAGGTGCATAACCTCCTTATCATTGACCAGCACACCTTTGAAG TGCTTCATGCCCACCAGTTTCTGCAGAATGAGTATGCCCTCAGCCTGGTCTCCTGCAAGCTGGGCAAAGACCCCAACACGTACTTCATTGTGGGCACGGCCATGGTGTACCCAGAAGAGGCAGAGCCCAAGCAGGGTCGTATTGTGGTCTTTCAGTATTCAGATG GAAAACTACAGACTGTGGCTGAAAAGGAGGTGAAGGGGGCCGTGTACTCCATGGTAGAGTTTAACGGGAAGCTGTTAGCCAGCATCAACAGCACG GTGCGGCTTTATGAGTGGACGACGGAGAAGGAGCTGCGCACCGAGTGCAACCACTACAACAACATCATGGCGCTCTACCTGAAGACCAAGGGCGACTTCATCCTGGTGGGTGACCTGATGCGCTCGGTGCTGCTGCTGGCCTACAAGCCCATGGAGGGCAACTTCGAAGAG aTTGCTCGAGACTTTAACCCCAACTGGATGAGTGCTGTGGAAATCTTGGATGATGACAATTTCCTGGGGGCTGAAAATGCCTTTAACTTGTTTGTGTGTCAGAAGGATAG CGCTGCCACTACGGACGAGGAGCGGCAACACCTCCAGGAGGTTGGGCTCTTCCACTTGGGCGAGTTTGTCAACGTCTTTTGCCACGGCTCTCTGGTTATGCAGAACCTGGGCGAGACTTCCACGCCCACGCAGGGCTCGGTGCTCTTTGGCACGGTCAATGGCATGATTG GCCTGGTGACTTCATTGTCAGAGAGCTGGTACAACCTCTTGTTGGACATGCAGAATCGACTCAATAAAGTCATCAAAAGTGTGGGCAAGATTGAGCACTCCTT TTGGAGATCCTTTCATACTGAACGAAAGACAGAACCAGCCACCGGCTTCATCGATGGTGACTTGATTGAGAGTTTCCTGGATATCAGCCGGCCCAAGATGCAGGAAGTTGTGGCAAACCTACAG TATGACGACGGCAGCGGGATGAAGCGAGAGGCCACTGCGGATGACCTGATCAAGGTGGTGGAGGAGTTAACTCGGATCCATTAG
- the DDB1 gene encoding DNA damage-binding protein 1 isoform X1, whose amino-acid sequence MSYNYVVTAQKPTAVNGCVTGHFTSAEDLNLLIAKNTRLEIYVVTAEGLRPVKEVGMYGKIAVMELFRPKGESKDLLFILTAKYNACILEYKQSGESIDIITRAHGNVQDRIGRPSETGIIGIIDPECRMIGLRLYDGLFKVIPLDRDNKELKAFNIRLEELHVIDVKFLYGCQAPTICFVYQDPQGRHVKTYEVSLREKEFNKGPWKQENVEAEASMVIAVPEPFGGAIIIGQESITYHNGDKYLAIAPPIIKQSTIVCHNRVDPNGSRYLLGDMEGRLFMLLLEKEEQMDGTVTLKDLRVELLGETSIAECLTYLDNGVVFVGSRLGDSQLVKLNVDSNEQGSYVVAMETFTNLGPIVDMCVVDLERQGQGQLVTCSGAFKEGSLRIIRNGIGIHEHASIDLPGIKGLWPLRSDPNRETDDTLVLSFVGQTRVLMLNGEEVEETELMGFVDDQQTFFCGNVAHQQLIQITSASVRLVSQEPKALVSEWKEPQGKNISVASCNSSQVVVAVGRALYYLQIHPQELRQISHTEMEHEVACLDITPLGDSNGMSPLCAIGLWTDISARIAKLPSFELLHKEMLGGEIIPRSILMTTFESSHYLLCALGDGALFYFGLNIETGLLSDRKKVTLGTQPTVLRTFRSLSTTNVFACSDRPTVIYSSNHKLVFSNVNLKEVNYMCPLNSDGYPDSLALANNSTLTIGTIDEIQKLHIRTVPLYESPRKICYQEVSQCFGVLSSRIEVQDTSGGTTALRPSASTQALSSSVSSSKLFSSSTAPHETSFGEEVEVHNLLIIDQHTFEVLHAHQFLQNEYALSLVSCKLGKDPNTYFIVGTAMVYPEEAEPKQGRIVVFQYSDGKLQTVAEKEVKGAVYSMVEFNGKLLASINSTVRLYEWTTEKELRTECNHYNNIMALYLKTKGDFILVGDLMRSVLLLAYKPMEGNFEEIARDFNPNWMSAVEILDDDNFLGAENAFNLFVCQKDSAATTDEERQHLQEVGLFHLGEFVNVFCHGSLVMQNLGETSTPTQGSVLFGTVNGMIGLVTSLSESWYNLLLDMQNRLNKVIKSVGKIEHSFWRSFHTERKTEPATGFIDGDLIESFLDISRPKMQEVVANLQVSCATVQGAALGPVTQVHCRARHTRRPPLPWFPSAKSSF is encoded by the exons ATGTCGTACAACTACGTGGTAACGGCACAGAAGCCCACCGCCGTGAACGGCTGCGTGACCG GACACTTTACTTCAGCGGAAGACTTGAACCTGTTGATTGCCAAAAATACGAGATTAGAGATCTATGTGGTCACTGCTGAGGGGCTTCGGCCCGTCAAAGAGGTGGGCATGTATGGGAAGATTGCTGTCATGGAGCTTTTCAGGCCCAAG GGGGagagcaaggacctactgtttatCCTGACAGCTAAGTACAATGCCTGCATCTTGGAGTATAAGCAGAGTGGCGAGAGCATTGACATCATAACTCGAGCTCATGGCAATGTGCAG GACCGAATTGGCCGCCCCTCAGAGACGGGCATTATTGGCATCATTGACCCCGAGTGCCGAATGATTGGCCTGCGACTCTATGATGGCCTGTTCAAGGTTATTCCACTAGACCGGGACAATAAAGAGCTCAAGGCCTTTAACATCCGCCTGGAGGAGTTGCACGTTATCGACGTCAAGTTCTTATATGGTTGCCAAGCACCTACCATCTGCTTTGTCTACCAG GACCCTCAGGGGCGGCATGTAAAAACCTATGAGGTGTCTCTCCGAGAGAAGGAGTTCAATAAGGGCCCTTGGAAACAGGAAAACGTAGAAGCTGAAGCTTCCATGGTGATTGCAG TCCCTGAGCCCTTCGGAGGTGCCATCATCATTGGACAGGAGTCCATCACGTATCACAATGGTGACAAATACCTGGCAATTGCCCCTCCCATCATTAAG CAAAGCACAATTGTGTGTCACAATCGAGTGGACCCCAATGGCTCTCGCTATCTGCTGGGAGACATGGAAGGACGGCTCTTCATGCTGCTTTTGGAGAAGGAGGAACAGATGGATGGCACCGTCACCCTCAAGGATCTCCGTGTGGAACTCCTTGGGGAG ACCTCTATTGCCGAGTGCTTGACGTACCTTGACAATGGTGTTGTGTTTGTCGGTTCTCGCCTTGGTGATTCCCAGCTTGTGAAG ctCAATGTTGACAGCAATGAACAAGGCTCCTACGTAGTGGCCATGGAAACCTTTACCAATTTAGGACCCATTGTGGACATGTGTGTTGTGGACCTGGAGAGGCAGGGGCAGGGACAG ctGGTCACTTGCTCTGGGGCATTCAAGGAAGGTTCCTTGCGAATCATCCGGAACGGAATTGGAATCCACGAGCATGCCAGCATTGACTTGCCAGGCATCAAAG GCCTGTGGCCGCTGAGGTCTGATCCCAACCGGGAGACCGATGATACTTTGGTGCTCTCTTTTGTGGGCCAGACAAG AGTTCTCATGTTAAATGGAGAGGAAGTGGAAGAAACCGAACTGATGGGTTTTGTGGACGATCAGCAGACTTTCTTCTGTGGCAACGTGGCTCATCAACAACTTATCCAG ATCACTTCAGCATCTGTGAGGCTGGTCTCTCAAGAGCCCAAAGCACTCGTCAGTGAGTGGAAGGAGCCTCAGGGCAAGAATATCAGCGTGGCCTCCTGCAACAGCAGCCAGGTAGTAGTCGCCGTGGGGAGGGCCCTCTACTACCTGCAGATCCACCCTCAGGAGCTCCGGCAGATCag cCACACAGAGATGGAACACGAAGTGGCCTGCTTGGACATTACCCCTCTAGGAGACAGCAATGGAATGTCCCCTCTTTGTGCCATCGGCCTCTGGACAGACATCTCAGCCCGAATTGCGAAGCTGCCCTCTTTTGAGCTACTGCACAAAGAGATGCTGGGTGgag AGATCATTCCCCGTTCCATCCTGATGACCACCTTTGAGAGCAGCCACTACCTCCTCTGTGCCTTGGGAGACGGAGCACTCTTCTACTTTGGGCTCAACATCGAGACAG GCCTGTTGAGCGACCGTAAGAAGGTGACTCTGGGCACCCAGCCCACGGTATTGAGAACTTTCCGTTCTCTTTCAACCACCAACGTCTTTGCTTGCTCCGACCGCCCTACTGTCATCTACAGCAGCAACCACAAATTGGTCTTCTCCAATGTCAACCTCAAGGAAGTGAACTACATGTGTCCCCTCAATTCAGATGGCTATCCTGACAG CCTGGCACTGGCCAACAACAGCACCCTCACGATTGGCACCATCGATGAGATCCAGAAGTTGCACATTCGGACGGTTCCCCTGTATGAATCTCCCAg GAAGATCTGCTATCAAGAGGTGTCCCAGTGCTTCGGGGTCCTTTCCAGCCGCATCGAAGTCCAGGACACGAGTGGGGGCACAACTGCTCTGAGGCCCAGCGCCAGCACCCAG GCCCTGTCCAGCAGCGTCAGCTCCAGCAAGCTGttctccagcagcacagcccCTCACGAGACCTCCTTTGGAGAAGAGGTGGAGGTGCATAACCTCCTTATCATTGACCAGCACACCTTTGAAG TGCTTCATGCCCACCAGTTTCTGCAGAATGAGTATGCCCTCAGCCTGGTCTCCTGCAAGCTGGGCAAAGACCCCAACACGTACTTCATTGTGGGCACGGCCATGGTGTACCCAGAAGAGGCAGAGCCCAAGCAGGGTCGTATTGTGGTCTTTCAGTATTCAGATG GAAAACTACAGACTGTGGCTGAAAAGGAGGTGAAGGGGGCCGTGTACTCCATGGTAGAGTTTAACGGGAAGCTGTTAGCCAGCATCAACAGCACG GTGCGGCTTTATGAGTGGACGACGGAGAAGGAGCTGCGCACCGAGTGCAACCACTACAACAACATCATGGCGCTCTACCTGAAGACCAAGGGCGACTTCATCCTGGTGGGTGACCTGATGCGCTCGGTGCTGCTGCTGGCCTACAAGCCCATGGAGGGCAACTTCGAAGAG aTTGCTCGAGACTTTAACCCCAACTGGATGAGTGCTGTGGAAATCTTGGATGATGACAATTTCCTGGGGGCTGAAAATGCCTTTAACTTGTTTGTGTGTCAGAAGGATAG CGCTGCCACTACGGACGAGGAGCGGCAACACCTCCAGGAGGTTGGGCTCTTCCACTTGGGCGAGTTTGTCAACGTCTTTTGCCACGGCTCTCTGGTTATGCAGAACCTGGGCGAGACTTCCACGCCCACGCAGGGCTCGGTGCTCTTTGGCACGGTCAATGGCATGATTG GCCTGGTGACTTCATTGTCAGAGAGCTGGTACAACCTCTTGTTGGACATGCAGAATCGACTCAATAAAGTCATCAAAAGTGTGGGCAAGATTGAGCACTCCTT TTGGAGATCCTTTCATACTGAACGAAAGACAGAACCAGCCACCGGCTTCATCGATGGTGACTTGATTGAGAGTTTCCTGGATATCAGCCGGCCCAAGATGCAGGAAGTTGTGGCAAACCTACAGGTGAGCTGTGCCACTGTGCAGGGTGCAGCCCTGGGGCCAGTGACTCAAGTCCATTGCAGGGCCAGGCACACCAGGAGGCCTCCCCTCCCTTGGTTCCCAAGTGCCAAGAgctctttttaa